AAGAGAGGAAGCCAAAACCCAGGAGAAAGCCAGACAAGAAGCTGCTGCCCAAGCCAGAGCCGAAGCTAAAGTAAAAGCCAAGGCAGACCTGGAGGCCGGCAAAGAAAAAGCTGACAACCATGGCCAGACCGTAAGCAATGTGGCTAAAACCACTACTGAAGAAGGTGTAGCCAAAGGCGAAACTGTGAGAACCGCTGCTAGCGTGAAAGCCGAGAAAGCTGCTAAAACCAGTGCCAAAACCGGTGCTTCTGGAAGCGCCAAAGTAAAAGCGACCGGTGCTTCCGCCACCCGTCCGGTGAAAAGAGTAACTGGTGCCGCCGCAGGTGCTGTGAAACCAGTGAACGTGAAAGCCAATGTTGGCGCCGGCCTGAAAGTAGGCAAAAACTAGTCCCCCAAAATCCCCCTTCCCGCCCCTGGCTTTCAGGGGCGGGAAAATTTTCCACCTATAACGCACCACCTACACATGAAAACACTATTTGGACTATGGTTGTGCATTAACTGGTTGTTAATCACCTCCATTCCGGCATACGGATCTCTGGAAAAGCGAATGCCATCCGCAAGAATAACCGGAACTAACTCGTAGTATTTAGCCTTATATCCTCCGGATAAAATTTTGCTGTTTCTGGCCTGTTTTTTGAATATTAGCCAGAAACCATCTTTCTCTAAAAGTATAGCACAGATTTTTTTGGTGCACAGGACGTTTCATCATGTTGTCATCATTTAAACATTCTAACTTTGAACTACTTCACCCCAAAGTCCTCGCATGAAAACCTTTTATATATTAGCCGCCGCCGTTCTAACTGCCTCTACCTCCTTTGCCCAGAGCACAGAGACACTCCTGTTGGTCAAACTTGAGAAGGCTTCTTCGGTTTCAGTGGCCCCTTCTGCCCTTCCCGCAGAAGAGTTCTCTAAGGAGCAGCCCGGGGTGAATTCAGACCAACCTGTAAGCCCTGAGCCTTTTGGCCAGGAAAGGTCTAAAGGCCAAAAAGAAAAAGACAAACAGGGGAAGAAGGTAAGCAACACGGCCAGAGAGACGCAGGAAGAGGGGCAAGAAAAAGGCCAGACCATTAAAGAAGTGGCCACCGCCAAACGCCAGTCTAAGCCAGAGAAAGTATCAGGAGATGTAGACCTCTCCTTGAAAGGCTCTGCCGCCCGTCCGCAGAGAGCGGCCCGCCCGGTTAAGGGTGGTGCTACCGGCGCCGTGAAAGCTGCCGGCAATGCCGCCAAAGCCGTGAGACCGGTGAAAGTAGGGGGCGCCGTAGGCGTAGGCAAAATCATTAAAGTAGGCAAAAACTAGACGCCTACCCCTGAATACCTTTTAGTACTTAATAATATACCCAGCCATTTCTACTAATAGAAATGGCTGGTTTTCCTTCTAACCATTTTACCTGACCGCACAGATGAAAAAATTGATTGGATTCTGTTACCTGCTTAGCCTGGGCTTCCTGTCCCCCGCTTTGGCAGCCCCGCGAACGACTCTCCCAGCAGAGCCGGCACCCTCAGATTCAACCGCCAAAAAAGGCTACTGGACCATAGGCCTGGAGGCGGCAAACAATGCCTCTTTCTTCGGCCGGAACACGGCCATCCAGTACCCTTATATTGCCCCTTCCCTCACCTATACCCATGCCTCAGGGCTTTTTATTTCGGCAATGTCTTACCAGTTGTTTGACACCGAAGATTTTATAGACGAGACCGATGTTACCGCCGGGTATATCTTTAATATCGGCAAGCGCCTGGACGGGTCGGTGAGCTATTCAAGGTTTTTCTTCGGGCCAAACACGCCTTTGGTGAAGTCCGTGACCTCCAACGCCGCCACCGCCAACCTGAACCTGGACTGGAAATACCTCTATACCGGCCTTACCACCAGTTATGTCTTTGGGGGCTCCAGTGATGTGTTCACCGTTCTGGACAATTCCCGCTACATTCCGTTGCAGAACCTCTGGAAAGGCGAGAACGCCGTGGGCATTGACCCCAAGGTTAGTATCATTGCCGGTACCCAGGAGTTCTCCGAAACCCATACCGTTACCACTCAAAACAAGAAAAAGTCGCCCTCTACCCCACTAGACCCAATTTTGGGGGGAGGCAAGACCGGTAGCACCACTACCACGTCTACCACCACCACCAAACGCTTTAAGGTGCTCAACTACTCATTGAAGGTACCGGTGGTGTTTAGCGTGAAAAATATTGATATTGAGCCGGCGTACCGCTTCGCCATTCCGGTGAACAAGTTGGAGGGCGATGAGTCCAAGCCACAGTCTTTCTACTCGCTAAACCTTAGCTACACGTTTTAATTTTGACTACCCCCTTGCCCTATGCATATATTGATAGTGGAGGATGAGACCAGTTTAGCCACTGAGCTAATGCATTTTCTGGCGCAGGAACATTACCAATGTGACTGGGCCTCTAACGGCCGCGAAGCCTCAGAGAAAATTGCCGTAAACCGCTATGATTTCATCTTACTGGACCTGGGACTGCCAGATTCTGACGGCCTTGACCTGCTCCAGGAGATAAAGGCGGTAGACAATGACCCGGCCATCATCATCTTAACTGCCCGGGGCGCCTTGGAAGACCGCATTAAAGGCCTGGGCCTGGGGGCCGATGATTACCTGGCCAAGCCCTTCTCACTGCTAGAACTGGAGGCCCGCATGCAGGCCGTGCTCCGGCGCAAGTTCAAGCTCACCTCCTCTTCGGTGGCGTTCCATGGGTTTGAGATGGACAGCAGCGCCCGCCGTGTGACCTTCGGTCCGCAGGAAATCTCGCTTACCAAAAAGGAGTTTGACCTGCTGCATTACCTGTTGCTGCACAAAAACCGTATTCTTACGCGCCTGCAACTCACGGAGCATATTTGGGGCAACATTCTGGAAGATGACTATGACTCCAACTACATAGACGTGCACATCAAAAACGTGCGCAAGAAACTATCTACCCACGCCTCTACAGACTGGCTGGAAACCGTGCGCGGCGTAGGATATCGGTTAACTATTTAATGTGCTGGTGTACTATTTTAAAGTAGGCAAATTATCGAAGGGAAGAATTC
This Rufibacter radiotolerans DNA region includes the following protein-coding sequences:
- a CDS encoding response regulator transcription factor, with product MHILIVEDETSLATELMHFLAQEHYQCDWASNGREASEKIAVNRYDFILLDLGLPDSDGLDLLQEIKAVDNDPAIIILTARGALEDRIKGLGLGADDYLAKPFSLLELEARMQAVLRRKFKLTSSSVAFHGFEMDSSARRVTFGPQEISLTKKEFDLLHYLLLHKNRILTRLQLTEHIWGNILEDDYDSNYIDVHIKNVRKKLSTHASTDWLETVRGVGYRLTI